Proteins encoded in a region of the Diospyros lotus cultivar Yz01 chromosome 9, ASM1463336v1, whole genome shotgun sequence genome:
- the LOC127810603 gene encoding pentatricopeptide repeat-containing protein At2g01740 yields the protein MIKEALQFFARLRRTRTCFPTNPFAFNQSLHCLVTSNCGDLSLKILFHFISRGYNPHPSSCNSIISLFCNLNNLTSAEKFFNSLPLFGCSPDIVSYNSLIDGYSRLKDMNGACLILNRVFGDGKVRPDLVTFNVLFNGFSKLGMEKETFVYMALMWKYCVPNVVTYSIFIDMFCKVRNLEMGYRVFRDMSGDGILPNLVTFTSLIDGYCKVGNVAVAFGLYREMGKLSISPNVVTYSALVDGLCKRGMLEWAEGLFSKMLKEGLQPNYAVYTSIIDGQFKKGNIDDALKYVSRMHDQGIRLDIAAYGAVISGLCSRGRLDRAIKIKEDMMRSGLQPDNIIFTTLIDAYFKAGNLSAALNEYNELVHKGFEPDVVTISALMDGLCKHGRLDEAKKHFSKEKANEISYTVLVDGMCREGNFSEVEAILREMSKMGFVPDKYIYTSWIAGLCKQGNLVEAFRLKNKMIQEGIAPDLLTYSSLIFGLADKGLMVEAKQVFDDILKKGINPDQAVYDILIRGYAKQENAVAISCLHDEMRRRGLLVEGNMVGGGRRFLMADVPQHTLKQVTFTRKSLFMPF from the coding sequence ATGATCAAAGAAGCCCTCCAATTCTTCGCTCGCCTGCGAAGGACCCGCACTTGCTTCCCCACCAATCCCTTCGCCTTCAACCAGTCGCTCCACTGCCTCGTCACCTCCAATTGCGGCGACCTCTCTCTCAAAATCCTCTTCCATTTCATCTCCAGAGGCTACAATCCCCATCCCTCTTCCTGCAATTCCATCATCTCCCTGTTCTGCAATCTGAACAATCTCACTTCCGCCGAGAAATTCTTCAATTCCTTGCCTCTCTTCGGCTGCTCCCCGGATATTGTGAGTTACAACTCTTTGATTGATGGGTATTCTCGGTTGAAAGATATGAATGGCgcttgtttgattttgaatcGCGTTTTTGGCGATGGCAAAGTTAGGCCTGATTTGGTTACTTTTAATGTTTTGTTCAACGGGTTCTCTAAGCTGGGGATGGAAAAGGAGACGTTTGTGTACATGGCTTTGATGTGGAAATATTGTGTGCCGAATGTTGTTACTTAcagtatttttattgatatgTTTTGTAAAGTTCGGAACTTGGAGATGGGGTATAGAGTGTTTAGGGATATGAGTGGGGATGGTATTTTGCCGAATTTGGTTACTTTTACTTCTTTGATTGATGGGTATTGTAAGGTTGGAAATGTAGCGGTTGCATTTGGGTTGTATCGGGAAATGGGCAAGTTGTCAATCTCGCCGAATGTTGTTACTTATTCAGCTCTGGTTGATGGGCTATGCAAGCGTGGGATGTTGGAATGGGCAGAGGGATTGTTTTCTAAGATGTTGAAAGAAGGACTTCAACCCAATTACGCAGTTTATACTTCGATAATAGACGGGCAGTTTAAGAAGGGAAACATTGATGATGCTCTGAAATATGTGAGCAGAATGCATGATCAGGGTATCAGGCTTGATATAGCAGCTTATGGTGCTGTTATATCAGGCCTCTGTAGCAGAGGTCGATTAGACAGAGCTATAAAGATTAAGGAAGATATGATGAGAAGTGGATTGCAACCTGATAATATTATCTTCACCACTCTTATCGATGCTTACTTCAAGGCTGGCAATTTAAGTGCAGCCCTGAATGAGTATAATGAATTAGTGCATAAAGGTTTCGAACCTGATGTTGTAACAATTTCAGCCTTAATGGATGGTCTTTGCAAGCATGGCCGTTTAGATGAGGCAAAAAAGCACTTCAGCAAAGAAAAGGCCAATGAAATTTCTTATACAGTGCTTGTTGATGGGATGTGCAGAGAAGGAAATTTTAGTGAAGTTGAGGCCATTTTGAGGGAGATGTCAAAGATGGGTTTTGTTCCAGACAAGTATATCTACACTTCTTGGATTGCTGGACTCTGTAAGCAAGGGAATTTGGTGGAAGCATTCAGGCTTAAAAACAAGATGATCCAAGAGGGTATTGCTCCTGACCTGTTAACTTACAGCTCACTGATTTTTGGGCTAGCTGATAAAGGGCTGATGGTTGAAGCAAAACAGGTTTTTGATGATATATTAAAAAAGGGAATCAATCCTGACCAAGcagtttatgatattttgattagAGGCTATGCCAAGCAAGAAAATGCAGTTGCCATTTCTTGTTTGCATGATGAGATGAGAAGGAGAGGACTCCTCGTAGAAGGAAATATGGTAGGAGGAGGAAGACGATTTCTGATGGCAGATGTTCCGCAGCACACTCTGAAACAAGTCACTTTCACAAGGAAAAGCCTTTTTATGCCTTTCTGA